Sequence from the Rhipicephalus sanguineus isolate Rsan-2018 unplaced genomic scaffold, BIME_Rsan_1.4 Seq744, whole genome shotgun sequence genome:
TGGATCATGTCTGACCTGGAGCTGTGGAACAGTATACTTGCCCGGGACAACATCGAACTCCTCGAGCACGTCTGGGGTGAGCTCAAGCTGCAGGGCTATGAGGGCTCAGTGAACAGTTCGGAACATCAGGACGTGCTTCGTGCCTCATTCCTCATTCACCTGCTACTGCGGCAACACAGGTGAAAAAGCACACCTTCACAGAGGAACCGATTGTAATGGTTCAAGTTTTGAGTCCTTGAGGTAGGCTTGGTGTACTTTGCATATTCATGGCGTTTAGGTCGAATAAGGATAGCCTTAGTGGACAGACGTGAAGGAATTTACGTGATAGGTGACGGACACAGAATGCATCGCAAATTGCAGCCTGAGCTCTCGCCTCTCACACCCATTCTCCTTCCCTTTTGCACTACCTCACAGGCAATCAATACCCTTGGCCGTCCCACTCTTTTACATCGTCACAACGTGATTTTATCAGCAAACTGTGTGATGACGGATGCAGGATGATGAGGTGGTGCACTGAGGGCTTAGACTATTGTAAAACAAGTCGACTCTTTAAATAAAACTAAAAGTTGTCCTGGTGTACAGTGTGACTCGTGCGTTTCACAGCGAGCGGGTTATTGAGCTCTTATTTCTAGTTGATCCTGTAGTGAAACTGGGAAGAGGCAACAAAACGCAAAAAACTATTAGCATTGATATTTACTTCTTAAGTTTTTGAAGGTGGTCCGCATGGTTCCAGCTCGAAAATATCGTGCCAAGCTAACGATTATTTGAAGCGTAAATGCATTGTGGGCCCTTTACAAAGTAGCCCGCTCTGGCGTCTGGTCCCTGGTACAGTTCCGGTTCTGAAATGATGCTTTTCAAAAGACCCAATCTCCCACCCCGTCCACACTTGCCCAACATGCGCAAGTGTGGACGCATGGACGCATAAACAAGTTCCCGTAGCACTTCCTTGAATGCTGAGTGAAAGCTGCGATGTTTTTCATATTGACTTTCACGATGCAGGTGCGTAACTTACATCATTTTGGACATGACTACAACCGTGCTCGAAAGGAGCGTCCTCCTACACGGCATAAGGACCGGCGCAGCAGGTGTCAAGTTACTCGAGATCAAGAGCCCCTCGTTTGATAAGGTCAGTGACCAGTGAAGGCACAAGGCTTCGCTGTGGTTCCTTTTATGTGTTCACACTGTGCTGCATGGTACAGTTACTTGCGTTGCCATTAATAACGTGGGAGAGAGGTAAAACAGACACAGAAGCGAAGCAGAAGCAACAaacagaggagcgcaagtaatcGCGCCATAAATTCATACCAGCAAGTCCCCGACCAGTACCTTTCTACTGTGCTACAGTTTAGTCTGCTAAATATTGCTAGCCTTCATTCTTTCCGCTTTCAAATATAGCTCGACTTCTACCTCAGTTGACTGCAGCGGAGAACACTTGGTCTCGGGCAGCAGCCAGTCTGAAGAACCTCGTCCATCTgtgcatcttcaacgcctacttTTCGGCGGAAATCGCGCACACGCTCGGTGTCTACGTGGAGCAAGCCAACGTTCTCACTACTCTCCTTTTAGTCGATATCAAGGTGAGTGTTGCAAAATCAGTGCAGCGTTTGCGTTAACGCGTTAGAAAGGTACCGCTTTGAGCCTTTTGTGCAGCGTGGCTTGAGAGCAGTGCAATGAAATGACTTCACTTGTTTCGCGAATACAGTGCTCAGCTATCTACAGCGAATGTCTGGTTCATATATCAGGTTTGGTCTTCGTCACATTTTGTTAATGCGCCCCGTCGATGGAAGTGAATGCACACATTAGTGTTTAGTTTCACCAATAGGCGCATAAAATTTCATACTAAAATGAACGTAGGAACCCCTCCTACTTCGTTGATTCAAGTACAGTTGAAGCGATTGCAAACTTTCGCAAACTTTAACAATAAATATGCAGTAGAGCTAAATTTTATTTAATTTTGCGCAAATGATATGTGTGCACAAAAATGTATGTTGCTTGTAGCAGCACACCAGGTAACAAGTGAGGCTAGCGCTGGTTAGTCAATACAAAATCCGTATAGATTTTTTTCTGGCTTTTGTACGGAAATCCATAAGGATTTTCTAATGGCTTTCGTGTGGAAATCTATACAGAATTTCTAGTGGCGTTCGTGCGGAAATCAATATCAATTTTCTGATGTCATTCGTACCATATGAATCCATATGAATTTTCTGTTGCCTTTCGTACGGAAATTCATAAGCACTTTGTTGATTAGTGCAACGAACGGGTGGTTGTGAATTTTATCTTGATGGATTCAGCTGAAATGGTTTGCGATGTCAACGTCAAAGTTTAACTCAGAGCGCCCGTTCTTAGTATTGATATATTAAACATAATTGAGCAAT
This genomic interval carries:
- the LOC125756783 gene encoding uncharacterized protein LOC125756783, which produces GANNTGFERSCTWVPDKERCWIMSDLELWNSILARDNIELLEHVWGELKLQGYEGSVNSSEHQDVLRASFLIHLLLRQHRCVTYIILDMTTTVLERSVLLHGIRTGAAGVKLLEIKSPSFDKLTAAENTWSRAAASLKNLVHLCIFNAYFSAEIAHTLGVYVEQANVLTTLLLVDIKAPGSSAATFLRFVARNRSLKNLSVEGTFVTAQRGHALANVVRKHVTLERLQLNGSLAYCPSVLLESVVQSRTLTVIIVHKCLIRANDIYDMAAALDAVFSASHA